Below is a genomic region from Pseudovibrio brasiliensis.
TGACTGGACCAATCCGGATGAATGCCGTTGGCGGATTGATTGGCGAAGAGCTCATCGCGCCGCTGGTGATTGAGTATCAGCAGGCCAATCCGGGGATTGAGGTGAAGCTGGATTTCTCCAGCATCCGCGAGGATCTGCTGGAGACGGATTTCGACCTTGTGCTGCGCATGGGGGATCTGGAGGATAGCACGCTGATCGCCCGCAAACTGCACACCATCACCACCCGCTATGTGGCCTCCCCGTCTTTTGTGGCGGCACACTCCAAAATCCGACACCCCTCTGACTTGAAAGGCCTGCCGTTTATCTCCGGGAGTGTACAGGAGTGGATTTTCACGAGGGGCCAGGAACGCATTGTGGTGCAGGCGGAGAAAGGCTTTCAGATCTCCAATGGACGCGTCATGTGTCAGGCTGCTGTTGCGGGCCTTGGTATTGCGCGCCTTGCGGATGTTTACACCGATGCGCCGATCAAGCGTGGAGAGCTGACGGAAATGCTCTCCGGTTGGAAGCAGACAACGCCGCTATGGCTGGTAAGCCCGCCAACACGGCACCAGCTGCACCGGGTGCGGGAGCTGATGAACTATCTCAGCTCCAACTTCAAAGCCCGCTATGAGGCGGTGTTGGGTTAACGGCGATAGGTTCCGACGAAGCCATCCGGCACAATGGCGCCTGCGGGACTGGAGTTGGGATCATTCACGCCCACCGGAATGAAAACACGTTGGATGATGATCTTGTCACCATCCGGTGGTGGTGGGCCGGGCAACACAGCGCCGCGCGTTGTCTTGAAGCCTTTCAGCTCGCAAATGAGGTTTTTGCTTTCAAACCCGGCAGGCACCACCATTGGGCCGGGCGTGTGCTTCACGAAGATAGACGACCGGTAGCCCTGCAAATAGCAAAAGGCGCCATCGGGAGTGGTGTTGACGGTGATCAGCGTGGCCCCCTGCGGAATCTCCACGGTTGGAGAATACGCCTGCGGGATGCGCTCTTCATCAGAAACGCAAGCAGCCAGAACGGGAAGCGTGAAGGCGAGAACGCACAGGGAAAGCT
It encodes:
- a CDS encoding LysR family transcriptional regulator is translated as MNNIYWNGLRSFLAVAEHGSFTLASDETGLSKASLSQQVSQLEEHLDVQLLYRTTRKLRLTEIGERYYEMCRAGVKQIEDASDLASQATDSLTGPIRMNAVGGLIGEELIAPLVIEYQQANPGIEVKLDFSSIREDLLETDFDLVLRMGDLEDSTLIARKLHTITTRYVASPSFVAAHSKIRHPSDLKGLPFISGSVQEWIFTRGQERIVVQAEKGFQISNGRVMCQAAVAGLGIARLADVYTDAPIKRGELTEMLSGWKQTTPLWLVSPPTRHQLHRVRELMNYLSSNFKARYEAVLG